A genomic region of Klebsiella sp. RIT-PI-d contains the following coding sequences:
- the folC gene encoding bifunctional tetrahydrofolate synthase/dihydrofolate synthase has product MENDLIPDATSPLAAWLSYLENLHAKTIDLGLARIAEVAARLNVQRPAPFVFTVAGTNGKGTTCRTLEAILMAAGYKTGVYSSPHLVRYTERVRVQGAELSEAAHTASFAAIEAARREISLTYFEYGTLSALWLFKQAQLDVVILEVGLGGRLDATNLVDADVSVVTSIALDHTDWLGPDRESIGREKAGIFRPGKPAIVGEPDMPHAIAAVAGEKGATLMRRGVDWHYEVSADGWHFTDAQGELDALPLPQVPQPNAATALAALRASQLDVSERAIREGIASAILPGRFQTIGESPRVILDVAHNPHAAAYLAGRLKMLPKTGRVLAVVGMLHDKDIAGTLACLAEVVDDWYCAPLEGPRGATAEQLQQYLADSKRYSSVGKAWQAALANARPEDTVLVCGSFHTVAHVMEELEVGSSGGK; this is encoded by the coding sequence ATGGAAAACGATCTTATCCCTGACGCCACGTCGCCTCTGGCGGCGTGGCTTTCTTATCTGGAAAATCTGCACGCGAAGACTATTGATTTAGGGCTGGCGCGTATCGCTGAGGTGGCTGCGCGTCTGAATGTGCAGCGTCCTGCGCCGTTCGTCTTTACCGTTGCAGGCACCAACGGTAAAGGCACTACCTGCCGCACGCTGGAAGCTATTCTGATGGCGGCGGGATACAAAACCGGCGTCTATAGTTCACCGCATCTGGTACGCTACACCGAACGGGTGCGGGTACAGGGAGCTGAATTGTCGGAAGCGGCACATACAGCATCATTCGCGGCGATAGAAGCCGCGCGGCGGGAAATCTCGCTGACCTATTTTGAATACGGCACCCTGTCGGCGCTGTGGCTGTTCAAACAGGCGCAGCTTGATGTAGTTATTCTCGAAGTCGGTCTGGGCGGGCGTCTTGATGCAACTAATCTGGTCGATGCCGACGTCTCGGTAGTCACCAGCATTGCACTCGATCATACTGACTGGCTGGGGCCTGATCGTGAAAGTATCGGACGTGAAAAAGCCGGGATTTTCCGCCCGGGCAAGCCTGCGATCGTTGGCGAGCCGGATATGCCGCACGCTATTGCTGCGGTAGCAGGAGAGAAAGGCGCGACGTTAATGCGCCGCGGCGTTGACTGGCATTATGAGGTCAGCGCCGACGGCTGGCATTTTACCGATGCCCAGGGTGAACTCGACGCGCTTCCGCTGCCTCAGGTGCCGCAGCCCAATGCGGCCACTGCGCTGGCGGCGCTGCGTGCCAGCCAGCTTGACGTTAGCGAGCGGGCGATCCGTGAGGGTATTGCCAGCGCCATTCTGCCGGGACGTTTTCAGACGATCGGTGAATCACCGCGGGTGATCCTGGACGTGGCGCATAACCCGCACGCGGCGGCATATTTAGCCGGGCGTCTCAAAATGCTGCCAAAAACAGGGCGCGTGCTGGCGGTCGTTGGTATGCTGCATGATAAAGACATTGCCGGAACGCTGGCCTGTCTTGCTGAGGTTGTGGACGACTGGTATTGCGCACCGCTGGAAGGGCCGCGCGGTGCCACGGCTGAGCAATTACAGCAGTATTTAGCCGACAGCAAACGCTATTCCAGCGTCGGTAAGGCATGGCAGGCAGCACTGGCGAATGCACGGCCAGAAGACACCGTGCTGGTGTGTGGCTCATTCCACACGGTAGCGCACGTAATGGAAGAATTAGAGGTGGGGAGTTCCGGTGGCAAGTAA
- the accD gene encoding acetyl-CoA carboxylase, carboxyltransferase subunit beta yields the protein MSWIERIKSNITPTRKASIPEGVWTKCDSCGQVLYRAELERNLEVCPKCDHHMRMSARNRLHSLLDEGSLVELGSELEPKDILKFKDSKKYKDRLATAQKETDEKDALVVMKGTLYDMPVVAVAFEFAFMGGSMGSVVGARFVRAVEQALEDNCPLICFSASGGARMQEALMSLMQMAKTSAALAKMQERGLPYISVLTDPTMGGVSASFAMLGDLNIAEPKALIGFAGPRVIEQTVREKLPPGFQRSEFLIEKGAIDMIVRRPEMRLKLASILAKLMNLPSPDPDLPREDVVVPPVPDQEIEA from the coding sequence ATGAGCTGGATTGAACGAATTAAAAGTAACATCACGCCCACCCGCAAGGCCAGTATCCCTGAAGGGGTGTGGACGAAGTGCGACAGCTGTGGTCAGGTACTCTATCGTGCCGAGCTGGAGCGCAATCTTGAAGTATGTCCTAAGTGTGACCACCACATGCGTATGTCAGCGCGTAATCGCCTGCATAGCCTGCTGGACGAAGGGTCGCTGGTCGAGCTGGGAAGTGAGCTTGAGCCGAAAGATATACTGAAGTTCAAAGATTCCAAAAAGTACAAAGATCGTCTGGCGACCGCGCAAAAAGAGACGGATGAAAAAGACGCGCTGGTTGTTATGAAAGGCACGCTGTATGACATGCCGGTCGTGGCGGTAGCATTTGAGTTCGCCTTTATGGGTGGCTCAATGGGCTCCGTCGTCGGTGCGCGCTTTGTGCGTGCGGTCGAACAGGCGCTGGAAGATAACTGCCCGCTGATCTGCTTCTCCGCGTCGGGTGGCGCGCGTATGCAGGAAGCATTGATGTCGCTGATGCAGATGGCGAAAACCTCTGCGGCGCTGGCGAAAATGCAGGAACGCGGTCTGCCGTATATTTCTGTGCTGACTGACCCAACAATGGGCGGCGTTTCAGCAAGTTTCGCCATGCTGGGCGATCTCAATATTGCCGAGCCGAAAGCCCTGATCGGGTTTGCCGGACCTCGCGTTATTGAGCAGACCGTACGCGAGAAACTGCCGCCGGGCTTCCAGCGCAGTGAGTTCCTGATTGAAAAAGGCGCGATTGATATGATCGTCCGCCGTCCGGAGATGCGTCTGAAGCTGGCCAGTATTCTGGCGAAGCTGATGAATCTTCCGTCCCCCGACCCGGACTTACCGCGTGAAGACGTGGTGGTACCGCCGGTACCGGATCAGGAAATCGAGGCCTGA
- the dedD gene encoding cell division protein DedD, producing MASKFQNRLVGTIVLVALGVIVLPGLLDGQKKHYQDEFAAIPLVPKAGDRDEPDMLPAATQALPAQPPEGAAEEIRAGDAAAPTLDPSRLAANSGADIDQIPVQPDRPKPKTAEKPQPKPQRDKASEQLAAASETPPAAAKPVAEQKPAPTGKAWVVQLGALKNADKVNEIVGKLRGAGYRVYTSPSTPVQGKITRILVGPDASKDKLKSSLGELNQLSGLNGVVMNYSVN from the coding sequence GTGGCAAGTAAGTTTCAGAACCGTTTAGTCGGCACGATTGTGTTGGTCGCGCTGGGCGTGATCGTTCTCCCTGGCCTGCTTGACGGGCAGAAAAAACATTATCAGGATGAGTTTGCCGCAATCCCGCTGGTCCCTAAAGCAGGCGATCGTGATGAACCCGATATGCTGCCGGCGGCCACGCAGGCGTTACCGGCGCAGCCGCCTGAAGGGGCAGCTGAAGAGATAAGGGCGGGGGATGCTGCAGCGCCCACGCTGGACCCGTCGCGTCTGGCGGCGAATAGCGGCGCAGATATCGATCAGATCCCGGTGCAGCCCGATCGACCAAAGCCGAAAACAGCCGAAAAGCCGCAGCCAAAACCGCAGCGTGATAAGGCCAGCGAGCAATTAGCCGCGGCCAGCGAAACCCCGCCTGCGGCAGCGAAGCCGGTGGCAGAGCAGAAACCTGCGCCGACCGGAAAAGCCTGGGTCGTTCAGCTTGGCGCATTAAAAAATGCCGATAAAGTTAACGAAATTGTCGGTAAGCTTCGCGGTGCAGGCTACAGGGTTTATACATCGCCTTCGACGCCAGTACAGGGTAAAATTACCCGCATTCTGGTCGGGCCGGACGCATCGAAAGACAAGCTTAAAAGTTCGCTGGGCGAACTGAATCAGCTATCGGGGCTGAACGGTGTGGTGATGAATTATAGTGTGAACTAG
- the truA gene encoding tRNA pseudouridine(38-40) synthase TruA, producing the protein MTEVLQQPLMRIALGIEYDGSKYYGWQRQNEVRSVQEKLEKALSQVANETINVFCAGRTDAGVHATGQVVHFETHAVRQDAAWTLGVNANLPGDIAVRWVKHVADDFHARFNATARRYRYVIYNHRLRPAVLGRGVTHYYLPLDADRMHRAAQALLGENDFTSFRAVHCQSRTPWRNVMHINVERVGAYVVVDIKANAFVHHMVRNIVGSLMEVGANNRPESWIAELLAAKDRNLAAATAKAEGLYLVAVDYPGHFDLPVTPMGPLFLAD; encoded by the coding sequence ATGACGGAGGTGTTACAGCAACCGCTCATGAGGATCGCGCTCGGCATTGAATACGACGGCAGCAAATACTACGGCTGGCAGCGGCAAAATGAAGTGCGCAGCGTTCAGGAGAAGCTGGAAAAAGCGCTCTCTCAGGTCGCTAACGAGACGATCAACGTTTTTTGCGCCGGGCGTACTGACGCGGGCGTGCACGCTACCGGGCAGGTGGTGCATTTTGAAACTCACGCCGTTCGCCAGGACGCGGCGTGGACGCTGGGCGTAAATGCGAATTTGCCTGGTGACATTGCCGTGCGTTGGGTAAAACATGTCGCCGATGATTTTCACGCCCGTTTTAACGCAACGGCACGCCGTTATCGTTATGTGATCTACAATCATCGCTTACGTCCGGCAGTATTAGGCCGGGGTGTTACCCACTATTATCTGCCGCTGGACGCTGACCGGATGCATCGTGCCGCCCAGGCGCTATTGGGTGAAAATGACTTTACCTCTTTTCGGGCGGTGCACTGTCAGTCGCGTACGCCGTGGCGTAACGTCATGCATATTAACGTCGAGCGTGTCGGCGCTTACGTGGTGGTGGATATCAAAGCGAATGCCTTTGTGCATCATATGGTAAGGAACATCGTCGGCAGTTTGATGGAAGTCGGCGCAAACAATCGGCCAGAGAGCTGGATAGCAGAACTGCTTGCTGCAAAGGACAGGAATCTGGCGGCAGCAACGGCGAAAGCGGAAGGATTGTACCTGGTGGCGGTAGATTACCCCGGGCACTTCGACCTGCCGGTTACGCCGATGGGCCCGCTGTTTTTAGCGGACTAA
- a CDS encoding aspartate-semialdehyde dehydrogenase encodes MSEGWNIAVLGATGTVGEALLETLADREFPVGELYALGRNENAGDALRYGGKTVRVEDAADFDWTQVQLAFFVAGTEAAAAYAEEAVNAGCLVIDTSGLFALEPDVPLVVPDVNPFVLADYRNRNIIAVPDSLTSQLLIALKPLIDDGGLSRITVTSLLSASAQGKKAVDALAGQSAKLLNGIPIDEDDFFGRQLAFNMMPFVPNREGVVREEQIIVDQVRKILQDDGLMISASCVRTSVFYGHAQMVNFEALRPLAAEEARDALARGEDIVLSDENDFPTQVGDASGSAHLAVGCVRNDYGMPEQVQFWSVADNVRFGGALMAVKIAEKLVQEYL; translated from the coding sequence ATGTCAGAAGGCTGGAATATTGCCGTCCTCGGCGCTACGGGTACCGTCGGCGAAGCGTTGCTTGAAACACTTGCCGACCGTGAATTTCCGGTAGGCGAACTTTACGCTCTCGGGCGCAATGAAAATGCCGGTGACGCTCTGCGCTACGGCGGGAAAACGGTGCGCGTAGAAGATGCGGCTGACTTTGACTGGACGCAAGTGCAGCTGGCTTTTTTCGTTGCCGGAACCGAAGCCGCGGCAGCGTATGCCGAAGAGGCGGTAAATGCAGGTTGCCTGGTCATCGACACCAGCGGTCTGTTTGCGCTGGAGCCAGATGTGCCGCTGGTGGTGCCTGACGTCAATCCGTTTGTGCTGGCCGACTACCGTAACCGCAATATTATCGCAGTCCCGGATAGCCTCACCAGTCAACTGTTGATCGCGCTTAAGCCGCTCATCGACGACGGCGGACTGTCACGTATCACCGTAACCAGCCTGCTCTCTGCCTCGGCGCAGGGCAAAAAAGCGGTTGATGCGCTGGCAGGGCAGAGCGCCAAATTGTTGAACGGCATTCCAATTGACGAGGACGACTTCTTTGGTCGTCAGCTGGCCTTTAACATGATGCCGTTTGTGCCAAATCGCGAAGGCGTGGTGCGGGAAGAGCAGATTATCGTCGATCAGGTGCGTAAAATTCTGCAGGACGACGGGCTGATGATCTCCGCCAGCTGTGTGCGTACATCGGTATTTTACGGTCACGCGCAGATGGTGAACTTTGAAGCGCTGCGCCCGCTGGCGGCCGAAGAGGCGCGCGACGCCCTGGCTCGCGGGGAAGACATTGTTCTGTCTGACGAGAACGATTTCCCTACTCAGGTCGGCGACGCCTCGGGCAGTGCCCATCTCGCAGTAGGCTGCGTGCGTAATGATTACGGAATGCCGGAGCAGGTTCAGTTCTGGTCCGTTGCCGATAACGTGCGTTTTGGCGGCGCGCTGATGGCGGTGAAAATCGCTGAGAAACTGGTGCAGGAGTATCTGTAA
- the pdxB gene encoding 4-phosphoerythronate dehydrogenase PdxB has protein sequence MKILVDENMPYARELFSRLGEVTAVPGRPIPVAELAGADALMVRSVTKVNEALLAGQGIKFVGTATAGTDHVDEAWLTQAGIGFSAAPGCNAIAVVEYVFSSLLMLAERDGFNLTDRTVGIVGVGNVGRRLAERLTALGVRTLLCDPPRAAQGEEGDFLPLEDLVREADVLTFHTPLYLDGPYKTLHLADDALLRRLKPGTILINACRGPVVDNVALLNRLHDGQMLSVVLDVWEPEPELLKELLERVDIGTPHIAGYTLEGKARGTTQVFEAFSQFSGQPQQVALATLLPAPEFGRITLQGPVDQATLKRLVHLVYDVRRDDAPLRKVAGVPGEFDKLRKNYLERREWSSLYVQCDDADAATLLHKLGFNAVHHPIR, from the coding sequence GTGAAAATCCTCGTTGATGAAAATATGCCCTACGCGCGTGAACTGTTTAGCCGTCTGGGCGAGGTAACCGCGGTGCCGGGACGTCCAATCCCGGTAGCGGAACTGGCGGGGGCAGACGCCCTGATGGTCCGTTCGGTCACGAAGGTCAATGAAGCGCTGCTGGCGGGGCAGGGGATTAAATTTGTTGGCACCGCCACGGCTGGCACAGACCACGTTGATGAAGCATGGCTGACCCAAGCCGGCATTGGTTTCTCGGCAGCGCCAGGCTGTAATGCCATTGCCGTTGTCGAGTATGTATTCTCCTCATTACTGATGCTGGCAGAGCGTGACGGGTTTAACCTGACCGATCGCACCGTTGGTATTGTAGGGGTCGGCAACGTTGGGCGACGCCTGGCAGAGCGCCTTACTGCGCTGGGCGTACGTACGCTGTTATGCGATCCGCCGCGCGCGGCGCAGGGCGAAGAAGGCGATTTCCTGCCGCTGGAAGACCTGGTTCGGGAAGCCGACGTGCTGACCTTTCATACGCCGCTTTATCTGGACGGACCGTATAAAACGCTGCATCTCGCCGACGATGCGCTTCTGCGTCGCCTTAAACCGGGTACTATTCTGATCAACGCCTGCCGGGGGCCAGTGGTGGACAACGTCGCGCTGTTAAACCGTTTGCATGACGGTCAGATGCTGAGCGTCGTACTCGACGTCTGGGAGCCGGAGCCGGAACTGCTGAAGGAACTGCTGGAGCGCGTGGATATCGGTACTCCGCACATCGCAGGCTATACGCTTGAGGGAAAAGCACGCGGTACTACTCAGGTTTTTGAGGCTTTTAGCCAGTTCAGCGGTCAGCCGCAGCAGGTCGCCCTGGCAACGCTGCTCCCCGCTCCGGAATTTGGGCGCATCACGCTCCAGGGACCCGTCGATCAAGCGACGCTAAAAAGGCTGGTACATTTGGTGTATGATGTGCGCCGCGACGATGCGCCGCTGCGAAAAGTAGCAGGCGTACCGGGTGAGTTCGACAAGCTGCGTAAAAATTATCTTGAGCGCCGGGAGTGGTCTTCATTATATGTGCAGTGCGATGATGCCGACGCGGCGACGCTGCTGCATAAACTGGGCTTCAACGCCGTTCATCACCCCATTCGTTAA
- a CDS encoding DedA family protein, which translates to MDLIYFLIDFILHIDVHLAQLVAEYGIWVYAILFLILFCETGLVVTPFLPGDSLLFVAGAISALPGNDMNVHLMVVLMIIAAILGDAVNYTIGRLFGDKLFSNPNSKIFRRSYLDKTHAFYDKHGGKTIILARFVPIVRTFAPFVAGMGHMSYRHFAAYNVAGALLWVLLFTYAGYLFGDLPVVQENLKLLIVAIIVLSVLPGVVEIIRHKRAAAKQVK; encoded by the coding sequence ATGGATCTGATTTACTTCCTGATTGATTTTATTCTGCATATTGATGTGCATCTGGCACAGCTGGTGGCCGAATATGGCATCTGGGTCTACGCCATTCTTTTTTTGATCCTGTTTTGCGAAACCGGTTTAGTCGTCACGCCGTTTCTGCCGGGTGATTCTCTGCTGTTTGTCGCCGGCGCCATTTCCGCGCTGCCGGGCAATGATATGAACGTGCATCTGATGGTCGTACTGATGATTATTGCCGCCATATTGGGTGATGCGGTGAACTATACGATTGGGCGACTGTTCGGCGATAAGCTGTTCAGTAACCCGAACTCGAAAATCTTTCGCCGCAGCTATCTGGACAAAACGCATGCGTTCTATGACAAACACGGTGGCAAGACGATTATTCTTGCGCGCTTTGTGCCCATCGTCAGAACATTTGCGCCGTTTGTGGCAGGAATGGGCCATATGTCGTATCGTCATTTTGCGGCATATAACGTAGCCGGTGCGCTGCTGTGGGTTCTTCTTTTCACCTACGCCGGATACTTGTTTGGCGATCTTCCCGTGGTGCAGGAAAACCTTAAGTTACTGATTGTAGCGATTATTGTGCTTTCGGTCCTGCCAGGCGTTGTTGAAATTATTCGCCATAAGCGCGCGGCAGCAAAGCAGGTGAAGTAA